In the genome of Cronobacter malonaticus LMG 23826, one region contains:
- a CDS encoding fimbrial protein, which produces MKKHLCWMALAGVMTMHAASVLAADGTINFTGKITDQACEIDDDDKVLDVDMGVYSVKQFNATVGVKTPPIPVNIKLKNCPVVEAGENPHFSIYLTGDADPVNKDYLKVADGGATGVAIVITDDEGTLIPMNQFSARKFEIPDATMDLNLIAYYESTNTTVGAGAANGTTDITFDYR; this is translated from the coding sequence ATGAAAAAACATCTTTGTTGGATGGCGCTCGCAGGAGTTATGACAATGCATGCGGCTTCAGTTTTAGCAGCGGATGGGACAATTAATTTCACAGGCAAAATTACCGATCAGGCATGTGAAATTGATGATGACGATAAAGTGCTGGATGTCGATATGGGTGTCTATTCAGTGAAGCAGTTTAACGCGACCGTGGGCGTAAAAACGCCGCCGATTCCGGTGAATATAAAACTGAAAAACTGTCCGGTTGTTGAAGCGGGCGAAAATCCGCATTTTAGCATCTATCTCACTGGCGATGCCGATCCGGTGAATAAGGATTACCTGAAAGTGGCGGATGGCGGCGCCACGGGCGTGGCGATTGTTATTACGGATGATGAAGGCACGCTCATTCCGATGAACCAGTTCTCGGCGCGTAAATTCGAAATCCCCGATGCGACGATGGATCTTAATCTCATCGCTTATTATGAGTCGACTAATACCACAGTTGGCGCTGGTGCTGCTAACGGGACGACAGATATTACGTTTGATTACCGTTAA
- a CDS encoding phosphatase, whose product MYPVDLHMHTVASTHAYSNLHDYIAAAKQKGVRLLAITDHGPDMADAPHHWHFINMRIWPRVVDGVGILRGIEANIKNREGEIDCTGPMLDSLDLIVAGFHEPVFAAQDKDANTEAMIAAMASGTVHIISHPGNPKYPVDIQAIAEAAAKYQVALEINNSSFTHSRKGSGPNCKAIAAAVREAGGWVALGSDSHTAFTLGDFHECRKVLDEVGFPEDRILNVTPRRLLDFLETRGMTPIAEFAAL is encoded by the coding sequence ATGTATCCCGTAGACCTGCATATGCACACTGTCGCCAGCACCCATGCTTACAGCAATCTGCATGATTACATCGCCGCGGCGAAGCAGAAAGGCGTCCGGCTGCTTGCTATTACCGATCACGGCCCGGACATGGCGGATGCGCCGCATCACTGGCACTTTATTAATATGCGCATCTGGCCGCGTGTGGTAGACGGCGTCGGCATCCTGCGCGGTATTGAAGCGAATATTAAAAACCGCGAAGGCGAGATCGACTGCACCGGCCCGATGCTCGATTCACTCGATCTGATCGTCGCGGGTTTTCACGAACCCGTGTTCGCGGCGCAGGATAAAGACGCGAATACCGAAGCGATGATCGCGGCGATGGCGAGCGGCACGGTGCATATCATCAGCCACCCTGGTAACCCGAAATATCCCGTCGATATTCAGGCTATTGCCGAAGCAGCCGCCAAATATCAGGTCGCGCTGGAGATCAATAACTCATCGTTCACCCACTCCCGCAAGGGCAGCGGACCGAACTGCAAAGCGATCGCCGCTGCCGTGCGCGAGGCGGGCGGCTGGGTGGCGCTGGGGTCTGATTCTCACACCGCCTTTACGCTCGGTGATTTCCATGAGTGCCGCAAGGTGCTGGATGAAGTGGGTTTCCCGGAAGATCGCATCCTGAACGTGACGCCGCGCCGCCTGCTCGATTTTCTTGAAACACGCGGTATGACGCCGATTGCTGAATTTGCCGCCCTTTAA
- a CDS encoding fimbrial protein, whose product MDASTSVANPDDNQVGKTFTERFGSSESYSAHCDCDDSDLNKDPHPGVSYKSEYLAPAIEYGSSSYIRVNDNIDLAAAINIANVGDMQVPFIDVWNKKNNGCSLNSFTTGQSGTLTFRISKPFLGQIVIPQMAVAAIYGTVRPGQYSSEPMAKVFVQGSITVPQSCEINAGEVITVDFGTIFASNFTTRGHKPDGFVDKKTAIVYICKNISDGVALTMTFSGAPADGMPEALATNNPDVGVLIKNHSEQVIPVNTGEVPMPLDPSADISRRTGAVDILTAPVNLSGKTPQNGKFSGSASITVNIR is encoded by the coding sequence GTGGATGCAAGTACATCGGTCGCTAACCCTGATGATAATCAGGTCGGGAAAACCTTTACTGAACGGTTTGGCTCCTCGGAAAGCTATAGTGCGCATTGTGACTGTGATGACAGCGATCTCAATAAAGACCCGCATCCTGGCGTGAGTTATAAAAGTGAGTACCTGGCTCCGGCGATCGAGTATGGCAGTTCGTCTTATATCCGCGTCAATGACAATATCGATCTGGCAGCGGCAATTAACATTGCCAACGTGGGGGATATGCAGGTGCCGTTTATTGATGTCTGGAACAAAAAAAATAATGGCTGTTCGTTAAACAGTTTTACCACCGGACAGAGCGGAACGCTGACGTTTCGCATTAGTAAGCCTTTTCTTGGGCAGATCGTCATCCCGCAAATGGCCGTGGCGGCAATCTATGGCACCGTCAGGCCGGGACAGTATTCCAGCGAGCCAATGGCGAAAGTTTTTGTACAGGGCTCCATTACTGTGCCACAAAGCTGTGAAATCAACGCGGGCGAAGTGATTACCGTCGATTTCGGCACCATCTTTGCCAGTAATTTTACGACCCGGGGCCACAAGCCGGATGGTTTCGTGGATAAAAAAACGGCCATTGTTTATATCTGCAAAAATATCAGCGATGGCGTGGCATTAACCATGACGTTTTCAGGCGCGCCAGCGGATGGCATGCCGGAAGCGCTTGCCACTAACAACCCGGATGTCGGCGTTTTGATAAAAAACCACAGCGAGCAAGTGATCCCTGTCAACACCGGCGAAGTGCCGATGCCGCTGGACCCATCTGCCGATATTTCAAGACGTACCGGCGCGGTAGATATTCTCACCGCGCCGGTAAACCTCAGCGGCAAGACGCCGCAGAATGGCAAATTTTCCGGCTCCGCGTCGATAACCGTCAATATTCGCTGA
- the ghrA gene encoding glyoxylate/hydroxypyruvate reductase GhrA translates to MDILFYHPTFNVDEWAALLQRHLPQTRLRAWQPGDNTAADYALVWHPPYEMLRGRVTLKAIFALGAGVDSLLSRLNEHPDLLPPGVPLYRMEDTGMAAQMQEYATSQVLHWFRRFDDYAALQREVCWEPLEEYRHADFTIGVLGAGVLGGQVAQSLSRFGFPVRSWSRSRKTRAGVESFAGADELSAFLHGTRVLVNLLPNTPETAGIINAQLLAALDDNAYVLNLARGVHLVEEDLLAALNSGKVKGAMLDVFHQEPLPSDSPLWRHPRVRITPHVAAVTRPEEAVVFIAQSITRIERGEMPPNQVDVARGY, encoded by the coding sequence GTGGACATCCTCTTTTACCATCCCACCTTTAATGTTGACGAGTGGGCGGCTTTACTGCAACGCCATCTACCTCAGACGCGCCTTCGCGCCTGGCAGCCCGGCGATAACACAGCCGCAGATTACGCGCTGGTCTGGCATCCGCCGTATGAAATGCTGCGCGGGCGCGTGACGCTGAAAGCGATTTTCGCACTCGGCGCGGGCGTCGATTCGCTGTTAAGCCGTCTGAATGAACACCCGGATCTGCTGCCGCCGGGCGTACCGCTGTATCGCATGGAAGATACCGGCATGGCTGCACAGATGCAGGAGTACGCCACAAGCCAGGTACTGCACTGGTTCAGGCGTTTTGATGATTACGCCGCGCTACAGCGTGAAGTGTGCTGGGAGCCGCTTGAAGAGTATCGCCATGCGGATTTCACCATCGGCGTGCTGGGCGCGGGCGTGCTCGGCGGCCAGGTGGCACAGAGTCTCAGCCGCTTCGGATTTCCGGTGCGCAGCTGGAGCCGCAGCCGCAAAACGCGGGCTGGCGTGGAAAGTTTTGCCGGCGCGGACGAACTGTCCGCTTTTCTGCACGGTACGCGCGTGCTGGTCAATCTTCTGCCCAACACGCCGGAAACGGCGGGCATTATTAACGCGCAGTTGCTGGCGGCGCTTGACGACAATGCTTATGTCCTGAATCTGGCGCGCGGCGTTCATCTGGTGGAAGAGGATTTGCTGGCCGCGCTGAATAGCGGAAAAGTAAAAGGCGCGATGCTGGATGTTTTTCATCAGGAGCCGCTCCCCAGCGACAGCCCCCTGTGGCGACACCCGCGCGTGCGCATTACGCCACACGTGGCGGCGGTCACCCGGCCTGAAGAAGCGGTGGTGTTTATCGCACAGAGTATTACGCGAATCGAGCGCGGCGAGATGCCGCCGAATCAGGTGGACGTGGCGCGCGGCTACTAG
- a CDS encoding fimbrial biogenesis chaperone, translating into MRATGRIILRSNIFLLLILMVNNATAGGIVVGGTRVIYEGNKQEAALSVKNNSAESPFLLQSWVDNGDGKTRGPFMVTPPLFRIEPQEDHDLRITKTGSLPEDRESLFYLNIRAIPPSSPEAINTLKLVVKTRIKLFYRPQMLIADAQAAYKHLTFHLAGGQLVAENPTPLYVVFDSLKVGATRIESADMLAPFASQHFTLPASETGREVSWRVINDYGGVTKPETRHL; encoded by the coding sequence ATGCGTGCGACGGGAAGAATTATTCTCAGATCCAATATTTTTTTACTCCTGATCTTAATGGTGAATAACGCAACGGCAGGCGGGATTGTCGTGGGCGGCACCCGCGTTATTTATGAAGGCAATAAACAAGAAGCGGCACTGAGTGTGAAAAATAACAGCGCTGAAAGCCCTTTTCTTTTGCAATCCTGGGTAGATAACGGGGACGGGAAAACCCGCGGCCCGTTTATGGTGACGCCGCCGCTTTTCCGTATTGAACCGCAGGAAGATCACGATTTACGCATTACGAAAACCGGCAGCCTGCCGGAAGATCGTGAATCGCTGTTTTATCTGAATATTCGCGCGATTCCACCGTCATCGCCCGAGGCCATTAATACCCTCAAACTGGTGGTAAAAACACGCATCAAACTATTTTACCGTCCGCAGATGCTGATAGCTGATGCGCAAGCAGCGTACAAACACCTCACCTTTCATCTGGCTGGTGGTCAACTGGTAGCCGAAAACCCGACGCCACTTTATGTGGTATTCGACAGCCTGAAGGTGGGCGCGACGCGTATTGAAAGTGCCGACATGCTGGCGCCGTTCGCCAGCCAGCACTTTACGCTGCCCGCATCAGAAACAGGGCGGGAGGTGAGCTGGCGCGTGATTAACGACTATGGCGGCGTGACAAAGCCTGAGACTCGCCATCTGTGA
- a CDS encoding TorD/DmsD family molecular chaperone — protein sequence MNEFSIICRLLGSLWYRAPQDPVMAPIYGLIREGKLAQNWPLEQDELLARLQKSAQPEEIQADYQALFGQDDARVAPLRSAWVEGSSEQDVRAFLTARGMPLGEAPADHFGLLLLAASWLEDQSAEDEIEAQETLFGEFLIPWYETFLGKVEAHAATPFWRTLAQVTREAIQAMWEELQEDEEENDAE from the coding sequence ATGAATGAGTTTTCAATAATTTGCCGTCTGCTCGGCTCTCTCTGGTACCGTGCGCCGCAGGACCCGGTCATGGCACCGATCTACGGCCTTATCCGCGAAGGAAAGCTCGCGCAGAATTGGCCGCTGGAGCAGGATGAGCTGCTGGCACGGCTGCAAAAAAGCGCACAGCCGGAAGAGATCCAGGCAGATTACCAGGCACTGTTTGGCCAGGATGACGCCCGCGTGGCACCGCTGCGTTCTGCATGGGTAGAGGGAAGCAGCGAGCAGGACGTTCGCGCCTTTTTAACCGCGCGCGGCATGCCGCTTGGCGAGGCGCCGGCGGATCATTTCGGCCTGCTGTTACTCGCGGCCTCGTGGCTTGAAGATCAGTCTGCGGAAGATGAAATTGAGGCGCAGGAAACCTTATTCGGCGAGTTCCTGATCCCGTGGTATGAAACGTTCCTCGGCAAAGTGGAAGCCCACGCCGCTACGCCGTTCTGGCGCACGCTGGCGCAGGTTACTCGTGAAGCCATCCAGGCAATGTGGGAAGAGTTGCAGGAAGACGAAGAAGAAAACGATGCAGAGTAG
- a CDS encoding fimbria/pilus outer membrane usher protein, translating into MRYLALPVAAALVLALGGFSCAFAQEKVWFDPMLMEQGDPGLRGVDLSIFSTKDKLPAGNYPLRIWLNDNEIFTRTIPLTVDVSGETHPVITPALLQELNVKTDAYPALAALGPLAPIDDIGALIPAASVRLNTHKMALEVSIPQAALRRTARGYVDPQYWDDGIPALFSNYTFNGTDTQSDAGEGDSSQYLNLQNGLNVGPWRVRNYSTWSKSDDESHWDSIYTFLQRDIKPWRSQLTLGESYSPSMIFDSVKFKGAQLATDDNMLPDSLRGFAPVIRGIANSNAEVTVRQNGYIIFQDTVAPGAFEISDLYPTSHSGDLEVTIKEADGKERRFIQPFSAVPIMQRPGQVKYSLTAGKYDPNSSQDATPAFAQGTLIYGVNNQLTLYGGAMGADTWQGAALGVGVGLDEWGSISLDVTHARSQLQNNTTSSGQSYRFQYSKNIELTDTSITLAGYRYSTSGYFDFDEANHDASWYDDRYGGYYQQRSQLQISINQTLDGYGSFYLNGYQRDFWNRTDKERNLSAGFAFSTAGVTWTLSSTWNKTDDQTDRQIALGISVPLSRWLANSWATFNVTQNQDGDTRYQSGLSGTLLDDGRLSYSLQQSYNQAGQSGDDTADSSADLNYKSRFANLSLGYYHADDSQQWSYGASGALVMHPHGVTLSQPLGDAFALVDANGASDIRFKNQAGVSTDWLGYAVIPWLSPYERNELALDTTTMPAGVDAENTHLTLIPNKGALVYAHVDAREGLRLLLTLRQANGEPVPFGALVTLGGIEGYESIVDEGGVVYLSGVKENGMVQVKWGNQTDQRCQASVAIPEAAPDKGDLLPLTAVCQ; encoded by the coding sequence ATGCGTTATCTGGCGCTGCCGGTAGCCGCCGCGCTGGTGCTCGCCCTGGGTGGCTTTTCTTGTGCTTTTGCGCAGGAGAAAGTCTGGTTTGACCCGATGTTAATGGAACAGGGCGATCCGGGGCTGCGGGGTGTTGATCTGTCAATTTTCAGCACCAAAGATAAGTTGCCTGCGGGCAACTACCCGCTGCGCATTTGGCTTAACGACAATGAAATATTTACCCGAACGATCCCACTTACAGTAGATGTGAGCGGAGAAACACATCCGGTGATTACTCCTGCGCTGCTGCAGGAACTTAATGTAAAAACAGATGCTTATCCGGCGCTGGCGGCCCTTGGTCCGCTTGCGCCTATTGACGATATCGGCGCGCTGATTCCGGCGGCATCGGTGCGGCTCAACACGCATAAGATGGCGCTGGAAGTGAGTATTCCACAGGCAGCGCTGCGGCGCACCGCCCGTGGTTACGTGGATCCGCAGTACTGGGATGACGGGATCCCGGCGCTATTTAGTAATTACACGTTCAACGGCACAGATACGCAAAGCGATGCAGGTGAGGGGGACTCCTCGCAGTATCTCAATTTACAAAACGGCCTGAACGTCGGTCCGTGGCGGGTGCGCAACTATTCCACCTGGAGTAAAAGTGACGACGAATCGCACTGGGATTCTATCTACACCTTTTTGCAGCGCGATATTAAACCGTGGCGCTCGCAGCTAACGCTTGGCGAAAGCTACTCCCCGTCGATGATTTTTGACAGCGTAAAGTTCAAAGGCGCGCAACTTGCGACAGATGACAATATGTTGCCTGACAGCCTGCGCGGGTTTGCGCCGGTGATCCGCGGCATCGCGAATTCAAACGCGGAAGTCACGGTGCGCCAGAATGGCTATATCATTTTCCAGGATACCGTTGCGCCAGGCGCGTTTGAAATCAGCGATCTCTACCCCACCTCACACAGCGGCGATCTGGAAGTGACCATCAAAGAAGCCGACGGCAAAGAGCGGCGCTTCATTCAGCCGTTTTCTGCCGTACCGATCATGCAACGGCCCGGTCAGGTTAAATACAGCCTGACGGCGGGGAAGTACGATCCAAACAGTTCTCAAGATGCCACGCCCGCGTTTGCGCAGGGTACGCTGATATACGGCGTCAATAATCAGTTAACACTTTACGGTGGCGCAATGGGGGCGGATACCTGGCAGGGTGCGGCGCTGGGCGTCGGCGTCGGTCTGGATGAATGGGGATCGATCTCGTTAGACGTCACGCATGCACGCAGCCAGTTGCAAAATAACACCACGTCGTCAGGCCAGTCATATCGCTTTCAGTATTCTAAAAATATTGAGCTGACGGATACGTCCATCACGCTTGCAGGCTACCGCTATTCCACCAGCGGTTACTTCGATTTTGACGAAGCAAACCATGATGCGTCCTGGTATGACGATCGCTACGGCGGTTATTATCAGCAGCGCAGCCAGTTGCAGATCAGTATCAATCAGACGCTTGATGGCTACGGTTCGTTTTACCTCAACGGCTATCAGCGTGACTTCTGGAACCGTACGGATAAAGAGAGGAATCTCTCGGCGGGCTTCGCGTTTTCAACCGCGGGCGTCACCTGGACGCTCTCTTCTACATGGAATAAAACAGACGATCAGACCGACCGGCAAATTGCGCTCGGCATCAGCGTGCCGCTAAGCCGCTGGCTGGCTAACAGCTGGGCTACGTTTAACGTCACCCAGAATCAGGATGGCGACACCCGTTATCAAAGTGGTCTTAGCGGCACGTTGCTGGATGACGGCAGGCTCAGCTATTCGCTCCAGCAGAGCTACAACCAGGCGGGACAGAGTGGTGATGACACCGCTGACAGCAGCGCCGATCTCAACTATAAATCACGCTTCGCCAACCTGAGCCTCGGCTATTACCACGCTGATGATTCGCAGCAGTGGAGTTATGGCGCGTCCGGCGCGCTGGTCATGCATCCACATGGCGTTACGCTCTCTCAACCGCTTGGCGACGCCTTCGCGCTGGTCGATGCCAACGGTGCCAGTGATATCCGCTTTAAAAACCAGGCCGGTGTTTCGACTGACTGGCTGGGTTACGCCGTCATTCCCTGGCTTTCCCCTTATGAAAGAAACGAGCTCGCGCTGGATACCACAACGATGCCCGCTGGCGTCGATGCGGAAAATACGCACCTGACGCTAATCCCCAATAAAGGCGCGCTGGTTTATGCGCACGTTGACGCTCGGGAAGGGCTAAGGTTGCTGTTAACGCTGCGTCAGGCGAACGGTGAGCCGGTACCGTTTGGTGCGCTGGTGACGCTTGGTGGTATCGAGGGCTATGAAAGCATCGTGGATGAAGGTGGCGTGGTGTACCTCTCAGGCGTTAAAGAAAACGGCATGGTTCAGGTGAAGTGGGGAAACCAAACCGATCAGCGCTGCCAGGCCTCTGTCGCTATACCTGAAGCCGCGCCAGATAAAGGCGATCTCCTTCCTCTGACGGCCGTGTGCCAATAA